A region of Leifsonia xyli DNA encodes the following proteins:
- a CDS encoding two-component system response regulator translates to MVSDRLRVLLVEDDPRLGPLIEDVLAETYDVVREVDGEAGLRRGLAGVFDVIVVDRRLPGRDGVSVVRSLRDGRVVAPILMLTALGAVQDRVEGLDAGANDYLVKPFEFDELLARLRALTRTFTGEGRELPIGEWRLYPDSRCIYSPYDGRIQLTERESALLRLFAENPRRIFSRSQILDVVFQGDEQPGTVDTYVHYLRRKTDQEIITTVRGEGYRLGQP, encoded by the coding sequence ATGGTTTCCGACCGTCTCCGCGTGCTCCTCGTGGAGGACGACCCGCGCCTCGGGCCGCTCATCGAGGACGTCCTCGCGGAGACCTACGACGTCGTCCGCGAGGTCGACGGCGAGGCCGGCCTCCGCCGGGGGCTGGCCGGCGTCTTCGACGTGATCGTCGTCGATCGCCGACTGCCGGGGCGGGACGGCGTGAGTGTCGTCCGCTCGTTGCGTGACGGCCGCGTCGTCGCACCGATCCTGATGCTGACCGCCCTCGGCGCCGTGCAGGATCGCGTCGAAGGGCTCGACGCCGGGGCCAACGACTACCTCGTGAAGCCGTTCGAGTTCGACGAGCTCCTCGCCCGCCTGCGGGCGCTCACCCGGACGTTCACCGGCGAAGGACGCGAGCTGCCCATCGGCGAATGGCGGCTCTACCCCGATAGCCGCTGCATCTACTCTCCGTACGACGGCCGCATCCAGCTGACCGAACGGGAGAGCGCCCTGCTCCGGTTGTTCGCCGAGAACCCGCGACGCATCTTCAGCAGGTCGCAGATCCTCGACGTCGTCTTCCAAGGCGACGAGCAACCCGGCACTGTCGACACGTACGTGCACTACCTCCGCCGCAAGACCGATCAGGAGATCATCACCACGGTCCGCGGCGAAGGCTACCGGCTG